From one Drosophila subpulchrella strain 33 F10 #4 breed RU33 chromosome 3L, RU_Dsub_v1.1 Primary Assembly, whole genome shotgun sequence genomic stretch:
- the LOC119552500 gene encoding uncharacterized protein LOC119552500: protein MAQLKNVGQGQQAVVVGPMLASAMLLMGLVFALLGIKFFGFRRRLTFDRSQVQQPQQNQQQRPPPRYAAFESQVNGTDTAVHGVFRRRNLEEFESPWPSASTATGNSYTTGSVPNLQLYDASPRETRTTEASQVTYREKSQAQRHHRLEVHSEQYEYYTAPPTRQPPAPSVELATETVSVVSSSKISEPLPAPSPMITREATPATVTSNQSMPAASVDPVPEHPSELGMPNFDHFAEKYELFSVKATTEVTRPTQLRSKNSGRYVKFERVDDVPEILTPEDPVPELLTPDDGLGGAMSVTAVVHRGAIPKEEPEPKVEPQGPKDPFENPINIDSAFVVEIIAGSPETEATPRMKPTSLGGLFDGLELPQGEHDSDFVRIRSSFVMNEADILDLDPLQLPAASSPPGFGKSIDEDWENFANLDAVVEVPEPNWALHPNSLEQLPTVETTLREATLTLENVEQAEGLLHQLEAVEDSLDIFEPEPPVPIVKPPPYGPNLPYLPDYESLMQLDNAKSGQNLPKYTEVMEQRSKKADYVSSIEDLYADLEVDQVEITGTPANQTNDIHNFEDLCQEMAVVVPQVRQAPQPAPRSTKLTTLNVRGDAPPLACYQPEELPSSSSSDTDGEDGARAAPEPAKRDPKSLKVRFDVDNLQYYQSAEVVTSCEESEEDEPMPQPTPMQRSIVFEPRDKGVPTLFGSQVSQEDSDDDDGFGRAISQHRSMTAALRTNAVRSDTDA, encoded by the exons ATGGCCCAGCTAAAAAATGTGGGCCAAG GTCAGCAGGCCGTTGTTGTTGGCCCAATGCTCGCCTCGGCCATGTTGCTCATGGGGCTGGTCTTTGCCCTGCTGGGGATCAAGTTCTTCGGCTTCCGGCGGCGGCTGACTTTCGACCGATCGCAGGTGCAACAGCCTCAGCAAAACCAACAGCAGCGACCGCCGCCACGTTACGCAGCTTTCGAGTCACAG GTTAACGGCACCGATACCGCTGTCCATGGAGTGTTCCGACGTCGCAATCTCGAGGAATTTGAAAGCCCATGGCCATCGGCATCAACAGCGACAG GAAACAGCTACACAACTGGCAGTGTTCCAAATCTGCAACTATATGATGCTAGCCCCAGGGAGACGAGAACCACGGAGGCATCCCAAGTCACATATCGAGAAAAGTCACAGGCGCAACGACACCATCGCCTGGAGGTGCATAGTGAACAATATGAATACTACACCGCTCCTCCTACACGCCAGCCACCTGCTCCTTCTGTGGAACTGGCAACCGAAACTGTTTCGGTGGTTTCTTCATCTAAGATATCAGAACCCTTGCCTGCTCCATCCCCCATGATCACAAGGGAAGCTACACCAGCAACTGTTACGTCCAACCAATCTATGCCTGCGGCTTCTGTCGATCCAGTTCCAGAGCATCCTAGCGAACTGGGAATGCCCAATTTCGATCACTTTGCCGAGAAATACGAGCTGTTCAGTGTGAAAGCAACCACGGAGGTCACAAGACCAACCCAGCTGAGGAGCAAGAACAGTGGGCGTTATGTGAAGTTCGAGAGAGTGGATGATGTACCGGAAATTCTGACCCCCGAGGATCCCGTTCCAGAGCTACTGACTCCTGATGATGGCTTGGGAGGAGCTATGTCTGTAACAGCTGTGGTGCACAGGGGAGCAATACCCAAGGAAGAACCCGAACCGAAAGTGGAGCCTCAAGGACCAAAGGATCCCTTTGAGAATCCAATCAATATAGACTCTGCTTTCGTCGTGGAAATTATAGCAGGAAGTCCTGAAACGGAAGCGACTCCTCGTATGAAGCCAACCTCTCTAGGTGGTCTTTTCGATGGCCTAGAGTTACCACAAGGTGAGCACGACAGCGATTTTGTGCGCATTCGTTCGTCTTTCGTGATGAACGAGGCGGACATCCTGGACTTGGATCCACTGCAGCTGCCGGCGGCCAGTAGTCCACCAGGATTTGGAAAGAGCATCGACGAAGACTGGGAGAACTTCGCAAACCTGGACGCCGTAGTGGAAGTACCAGAGCCCAACTGGGCCCTGCATCCAAATAGCTTAGAGCAATTGCCCACGGTGGAGACGACGCTGCGTGAGGCAACCCTCACATTGGAAAATGTGGAACAGGCGGAGGGCCTGCTCCATCAACTAGAGGCTGTAGAAGACAGCTTGGATATTTTCGAGCCTGAGCCTCCGGTTCCCATTGTGAAGCCGCCCCCCTACGGTCCTAATCTTCCCTATCTACCCGATTACGAATCCCTGATGCAATTGGATAACGCGAAGAGCGGTCAGAACTTGCCCAAATACACAGAGGTAATGGAACAAAGGTCAAAGAAAGCCGACTATGTAAGTAGCATAGAGGATCTGTATGCGGATCTGGAAGTTGACCAGGTGGAGATAACCGGAACTCCAGCTAACCAAACCAATGACATTCACAATTTTGAGGACTTGTGTCAGGAAATGGCTGTGGTTGTGCCACAGGTGCGTCAAGCTCCTCAGCCTGCCCCGAGATCCACAAAACTAACAACCCTAAATGTTCGAGGTGACGCTCCTCCCCTGGCGTGCTATCAACCTGAAGAGCTGCCCAGCTCCAGTTCCAGTGATACCGATGGGGAGGATGGAGCCCGAGCAGCTCCAGAGCCTGCCAAACGTGATCCAAAATCGCTGAAAGTCCGATTTGATGTGGACAACCTGCAGTACTACCAGTCCGCAGAAGTGGTGACCTCATGTGAGGAGTCCGAAGAGGATGAGCCGATGCCCCAACCCACTCCCATGCAGCGCTCCATCGTGTTCGAGCCGAGAGATAAGGGAGTGCCCACCCTGTTCGGATCCCAGGTCTCCCAGGAAGACAGTGATGACGACGATGGCTTCGGACGCGCCATCAGCCAACATCGCTCCATGACTGCGGCACTGAGGACAAACGCTGTTAGGAGCGATACCGACGCCTAA
- the LOC119554469 gene encoding mitochondrial import inner membrane translocase subunit Tim13 has product MAAANMEKGELMSQVKQQIALANAQEMLSKMTEKCFKKCIQKPGKSLDTTEQRCISQCMDRFMDAWNLVSRTYGNRLQREQYRTMDTVEIGN; this is encoded by the coding sequence ATGGCGGCCGCCAACATGGAGAAGGGGGAGCTGATGAGCCAGGTGAAGCAGCAGATCGCTCTGGCCAACGCCCAGGAGATGCTCTCGAAGATGACGGAGAAGTGTTTCAAGAAGTGCATCCAGAAGCCGGGTAAATCACTGGACACCACCGAGCAGAGGTGCATTTCGCAGTGTATGGATCGCTTCATGGACGCCTGGAATCTGGTGTCCCGCACTTACGGCAATCGCCTGCAAAGGGAACAGTACAGGACCATGGACACTGTGGAGATTGGCAACTAG